In the Aromatoleum bremense genome, one interval contains:
- a CDS encoding TIGR03747 family integrating conjugative element membrane protein — MSAAASSARPPPRASTAPASSAPRDVRSRGPLSSLADLVVGLLFATITSWVFGTALTIAGDYTFWKGEGISQARGAVAEDFGYIQGFPRSLIVEDTVVFARDLAELVTRPYVWLHAPLFIARANAIDPGAAAKPQARTARRIVREAGRWVEISLYVAQDTVIRLAVAFYALPAFAMAILLGLIDGLVRRDLRKWSGGRESSFVYHHSKRFAWWFLTAGFTAYLAWPFGGFNPAYLVLAFAILVAASVSTTASTFKKYL, encoded by the coding sequence ATGAGTGCCGCCGCTTCATCGGCGCGCCCGCCACCTCGCGCATCCACGGCGCCGGCCTCGTCCGCGCCGCGCGATGTTCGTTCCAGGGGACCACTCAGCAGCCTGGCTGATCTGGTCGTGGGGCTGCTCTTCGCGACCATTACCTCGTGGGTGTTCGGCACCGCGCTGACGATCGCCGGTGACTATACGTTCTGGAAAGGTGAAGGGATCAGTCAGGCGCGCGGTGCCGTCGCGGAGGACTTCGGCTATATCCAGGGCTTTCCGCGCTCCCTCATCGTCGAGGACACCGTGGTCTTCGCCCGCGATCTTGCCGAACTCGTCACGCGGCCCTATGTGTGGCTCCACGCCCCGCTTTTCATTGCCCGTGCGAATGCGATCGATCCCGGTGCGGCAGCCAAACCCCAGGCACGTACTGCCCGGCGCATCGTCAGGGAAGCCGGCCGCTGGGTCGAGATCTCACTCTATGTCGCGCAGGACACGGTGATCCGGCTGGCCGTCGCCTTCTACGCGCTGCCGGCGTTCGCCATGGCCATCCTCCTCGGCCTCATCGATGGCCTGGTGCGTCGCGATCTGCGCAAGTGGTCGGGCGGGCGCGAATCCTCCTTCGTCTATCACCACAGCAAGCGCTTCGCGTGGTGGTTCCTGACCGCCGGATTCACGGCCTACCTGGCGTGGCCGTTCGGGGGTTTCAACCCGGCCTATCTCGTCCTGGCCTTCGCGATTCTCGTCGCCGCCTCCGTCTCCACCACCGCGTCCACCTTCAAGAA